Genomic segment of Arthrobacter antioxidans:
CTGGAGCTGGCCATTCGAAAAGCCGCGGTGTGCGGGATCGGGGCGGTGGCCGTCGGCAATTCCCACCATCTGGGAGCTCTCGGCTACTACGTCCGGAGCGCTGCACAGCGCGGCCTGGTCGCCCTCATGACGACGACGACGCGGACACCCGTCGTGGCGGCCCTGGGAGGCACGACGCCGATCCTCGGGACGAACCCCGTCGCCTTCGCCGCACCCCGCGCGGGCGGAGGGGAGCTCGTGGTCGACATGTCGACGAGCGTCGTGGCGATGAACAAGGTGAAGGCCTACGCGCTCGGCGGACGGGACCTGCCCCCGGGCTGGGTCAATGATCGGTCCGGCAATCCCGTGACCGATGCTGCCCTCGCGCACTCCCTGCTGGCCACGGGGGCGGGAACGCTCAGCCCGCTCGGTGGCTCCAGCTCCGAGACCGGGGGACACAAGGGCTTCGGGCTCAGCCTGATGGTCAATGTGCTCAGCGCGGCCTTCTCAGGGGCCGCGCTTCCGTTCGACGACGCCGACAGCGACAATCTCGGGCACTTCGTCCTGGTGATCGATCCGACGAGCGTGGCGGAGGGTGGGGAGACCGCGCGCTATGTCGACGACCTCCTCCGCCTCATGATGCGGGACGAGCCCGAGGTCATCCTTCCCGGCAGTCCCGAAGCAGCAGCACGCGCCAACCGCGGCGAGAACGGCATCCCGATCCCGGAGAGCCTTCTCGAGCATCTTCGCGGGATCTGCGGCAGGGCCGGAACCGGGATGATCCTCACGCCGCTCGGTTGAGGAGCCGGCCCGGCTCTCGTCCTCAATCCTCCGAGGCGACCACCCGGCGGTCCTGCAGGGCGCGGACCTTGGCGTTCTCGATATGCACCCGGATGGCGGAGGATGCACCCTCCGCATCGCGCCTGGTGAAGGCGTCAAGGATCGCACGGTGCTCGGCCGCGGTGGTGGTGGGCGCCGTCGAGTTGGTCCTTGCATACAACCGGAAGCGCTGCGCCTGGCCACCGAAGGATCTCCAGGCGTCCTCGAGGAACGAATTGTCGGCCTGGTGGGCGATGGCCGCGTGGAACTGCTCATCCGCCCGGAGGAAGCTCGTGACCGGAGGGCTGTCGGGGACCTGGGCGCCGGTCTCGAGGTTGCCGATGGTCCCTGCCAGGCGCTCGAGAAATTCGGGGGTCACCCGCAGGGCTGCCTCATAGGCGAGGGCCGGCTCGAGGACCAGGCGGGCGTCCATGACCTTCCGCAGATCGTCCATGCTGAACAGCGGTGCCACCCGGTACCCCTTGTGGGCTTCCCGAAGCACCAGCCCTGTGTGTTCGAGCCTGGCGAGTGCTTCCCGCACGGGCGTCTGGCTGACCTCGAACTCCCGCGCGAGATACACGAGGTTGAGTACCTCGTCCGGTTTCCGTCGGCCGTCGAGAAGCTGCCCGAGCAGTGCGCTGTGGACCTGGTCGGCGAGGGGCTGCCGGGTGGCCTGACGCGGTGGTGTCCGGCTCACTCGACGGTGAAGGAGAGCTCGGCCACGCCGTCGATGCCGGCCGTCACCGTGCTTCCGCGGGTCAGCGCCCCCACGCCCGCCGGGGTGCCGGTGAAGATGAGATCGCCGGGACGCAGGGTGACGGACCGGGAGAGGTGCGCGATGATCTCGGGCACGGTCCAGATCTGGTCGCCGAGATCTCCCTCCTGCCGGAGCGCCCCGTCCACGCTGAGCCAGATCCGGCCCTGCGCGGGATGCTCCACCTCGCTGACCGGTCGAAGCGGTGAACACGGGCCGGAGAAATCGAAGCCCTTCGCGAGATCCCACGGACGCCGGAGGTTCTTCGCCTCGGCCTGCAGATCGCGTCGCGTCAGATCCACTCCGACGCCGTAGCCCCACACGAGATCGAGGGCGTCTGCCGGGTCGAGGTCGGCGCCGCCCTGCCCCAGTGCGACGACGAGTTCGACCTCGTGGTGGAGGTCCGCCGTCTGCGGCGGGTAGGGGACTGCCGGCAGGGCATCGCCCGACGCCGCCGCGGGCTGCGGCGTGAAGACCGCGTCGGCGGGCTTCAGGAAGAAGAACGGGGGTTCCCGGACGGGATCGGCGCCCATCTCGCGCGCATGGTCGCCGTAGTTGCGGCCTACGCAGAACACGCGCCGCACGGGAAAGAGCGCCCCACCACTGATCGGGAGGCTCGGGAGCGTTGGAACCGGGACGACGTACGTCATGGAGCTCCTTACAGGGTTGGTGGCCGGGTCGGTCGACGAGAGGGGCATCACAAGTGATTAACATGTTACTTATGGCAATGATGCTTTCGGCACCCCGGTCCCTCGTCTCCGAGCTCCAGGCCCGAGGCGTGCAGGATGCGCGGGATGATGCGACCTCGCGGGCCGTCTACTCGAGCGACGCGTCGCTGTACCGGGTGCGGCCGGCCGCCGTCGTCTTCCCTCGGCACCTGGACGAGGTGCTCACCACCCTCGAGGTGTGCCGGGAACGCGGAGTCCCGTTCACGTCCCGCGGTGCCGGAACCTCCCTGGCAGGCAACGCGATCGGTCGCGGCGTCGTCGTCGACTTCAGCCGGCACCTGAACCGGGTCCTCGAGTTCGATGCCGAAGCGCGCACCGCCGTCGTCGAGCCCGGGGCGGTCCATGCGACGCTGCAGAAGGTGGCGCTGGCCCAGGGCCTGCGGTTCGGCCCCGATCCCTCCACGCACACGCGCTGCACCGTGGGCGGGATGATCGGCAACAACGCGTGCGGTTCACGCGCCCTCGCCTACGGGCGCACCGCGGACAACGTGACGCACCTCGATGTCGTCACCGGATCCGGCACGCGGCTCCGCCTGGGTCCGGACGGCACCCCGTCGTCGCCGGAGACCGATGCGCTGCGCTCCCTGGTCGGGGCGGAGCTGGGCACGATCCGCACCGAACTGGGCCGGTTCGGGCGCCAGGTATCCGGCTATTCGTTGGAGCACCTGCTGCCGGAGCGCGGCTTCGACCTGCGAAGGGCACTCGTCGGCAGCGAGGGGACCCTCGCCGTCGTCCTGGAGGCGGGCGTGCGCCTCGTGGCCGACGCGCCGCACAAGACCATGGTGGTGCTGGGTTTCCCCGACATCGGGGCCGCTGGCGACGCCGTTCCCGCGGTGCTGCCGTTCGCGCCCACCGCCTGCGAAGGACTCGACTCCCGGATCGTCCAGGTGGTGCGGACCCGCAAGGGCCCGCAGGCCGTCCCCGAGCTGCCGGGGGGTGCGGCCTGGCTGTTTGTCGAGGTGTCCGGCGATGACCCGCTCGAGGTGGCCCACCGCGCCGGGCTCGTCGCCGGCATCGATGCTGCCCGGCACTCGAGGATCATCACCGATACACGGCAGGCCGCCGCCCTGTGGCGCATCCGCGAGGACGGGGGAGGGCTCGCCGGGCGGTCGCCGGCAGGCGCCCCCGCGCATGCCGGCTGGGAGGACTCCGCGGTGCCGCCCGAGAGCCTCGGGGACTATCTCCGCGAGTTCGACGAGCTCCTCCTCGCGCATTCCCTCACCGGGTTCCCCTTCGGGCACTTCGGGGACGGCTGCGTCCACATCCGGCTCGATTTCCCGTTGCAGCGCGACGACGGCGCAGCGGCGTTCCGCGCGTTCCTGACCGACGCGGCGGTACTGGTCGCCCGCTACGGAGGCTCCCTCTCGGGCGAGCACGGGGACGGGCGGGCCCGCAGCGAACTCCTTCCGTACATGTATTCCCCCGCGGCCATCGGCCTGTTCGGGAAGGTGAAGGGGATCCTCGACCCGGCCAACCTCCTGAATCCCGGCATCCTCGTGGACCCCGAACCACTGGATGCGAACGTGCGCGTGGCCGAGGCCGGACCGCTGCGGACCGGTCTCGGGTTCGGCTACCAGCACGATGCGGGCGACTTCAGCCAGGCGGTGCACCGCTGCACGGGCGTGGGCCTGTGCCGTGCGGCGCATGCGGACAACAGCGCCGTGATGTGCCCGTCCTACCTGGCGACCCGCGAGGAGAAGGACTCGACCCGCGGCCGCGCCAGGGCGCTTCAGGAGATGATCAACGGGGGTGCACCACGGGGAAGCAAGCCCGACTGGCGCGCGGCCGAGGTGCATGAAGCACTCGATTTGTGCCTGTCCTGCAAGGGCTGCTCCTCGGACTGCCCCACGGGAACCGACATGGCTGCGTACAAGGCCGAGGTGCTCCACCAGAGCTACAAGGGCCGGCTGCGTCCGGCATCGCATTACTCACTCGGCTGGCTGCCGCGCTGGGCCGGCCTCGCGGCGCGGGCACCGCGGGCCCTGAACTTCCTGATGCAGCTGCCAGGGATCCGCCAGGCCGGTCTGCGGATGGCCGGTGTGGACCAGCGCCGGACCATTCCGGCGTTCGCACCCCAGACCTTCCACGCCTGGTTCCGGGGCCGTCAGCCGTCCGAGGCGCCCGCCGCCCGGCCCGTCCTGCTGTGGGCTGATTCGTTCACCGACAACTTCTCCCCTGACGTAGGACAGGCCGCGGTACGTGTCCTCGAAGCAGCGGGCTATGAGGTGCGTCTTCCCGAGAAGCCGCTGTGCTGCGGGCTGACCTGGATCTCCACGGGACAGCTCGACTCCGCGCGGAAGACCCTGCACTCGACCGTGGAGGTGCTGAAGCAGTCCGTCACCGAGGGCATCCCAATCGTCGGCCTCGAACCGTCCTGTACGGGCGTGTTGAGATCGGACGCCGTGGAACTGCTGGGGACCGAGGCGGCGCGTGCCGTGGCGCGGTCCACCCACACCCTCGCCGAATTCCTCGGCACCGTGCCCGGCTACGAGCCGCCCCGTCTGGACGGAACCGTGGTGGTGGCGCAGCCACACTGCCACCACCACGCCGTCATGGGCTGGAGCCCCGACGCGGCCCTGCTGGAGCAGGCCGGTGCGACCGTCCGGAAGCTGGGCGGATGCTGCGGGCTCGCCGGCAACTTCGGCGTGGAACGGGGGCACTACGAGATCTCCGTCCAGATCGCCGAGCAGCAGCTCCTGCCGGCCATCCGATCGACCACGGAGGACGCCGTGGTGCTCGCGGACGGATACTCGTGCCGGACCCAGATCGAGGATCTGAGCGACCGCCGCGGCATCCACCTGGCGCAGCTGCTCGACCCGGCGGCGCATCGGCCCGGTGAGGTGCCCTAGGCGGGCCTGCTCAGCCCGGCTCCTGGACGAGGCTCCGCGGAGCGTCCCGCTCCGGGAGTTCCGTGCTCTGCAGGAACCGGAAGTCGCACCCTTCGTCGGCCTGGGTCACCTCCGACACGTACAGCTTCCGGTACCCGCGCGCGGCGGCCGGGGGAGAGGGTAGGCCCAGCTCGTCCTCGCGCCGCATCAGCTCCTCGGAGGAGACGTCAAGGTGGATCGCGCGGCGGCTGACGCTCAGGGTGATGGTGTCGCCGGTCTGCACGAGCCGCAGCGGCCCGCCGACCGCGGACTCGGGAGTGACATGGAGGACGACGGCGCCGGCAGCGGTTCCCGACATCCGGCCGTCCGAGATGCGCACCATGTCCTTCACCCCCTGCGCGGCGAGCTTCCGGGGAATGGGGAGGTACCCGGCCTCGGGCATGCCGGGTGCTCCGACCGGGCCGATGTTCCGCAGGACGAGGATGTCCTCGGCGGAGACGTCGAGGGCGTCGTCGTCGATCCGTGCCGCGAGGTCTGCTGCGTCCTCGAAGACCACGGCACGGCCCGTGTGCTCCAGCAGATGGGCTGACACGGCTGCCTGCTTGATGATGGCGCCCCCCGGCGCGAGGTTGCCGCGCAGGACGGCGAGACTGCCTTCCGGATACACGGGGTCGGTGAGTGGCCGCACGATGTCGGAGGGGAAGCCCGGCCCCGCGGCGTCCAGTTCCTCGCCCAGGGTGCGTCCGGTGACCGTCGGCGCGTCACGGTGGATGAGGTCCCCGAGTTCGCGCAGGACAGCGGGCACGCCGCCGGCCCGATGGAAGTCCTCCATGTAGTAGGTGCCCGTCGGTTTCAGGTCGACCAGGACGGGTGTCTCGGCGCTCATCCGGTCCAGGTCCTCAAGGCCGAGACGGATCCCGAGGCGGCCGGCGACGGCGGTCAGGTGGATGATCGCGTTGGTCGACCCGCCGATGGCCAGCAGGACCCGGAGCCCGTTCTCGAAGGCCTGCTGCGTCAGCACGGTGCCCATGTCCGTGCCGCGCGCGGCGAGTGCCACCGCCTGGGTCCCGGTCCGTTCGGCGATCCGCACGCGGTCGGCCGTCACGGCAGGCGGGCTCGCGCTGCCGGGCAGGGCGATGCCCATGGCCTCCGTGAGGCAGGCCATGGTGCTGGCGGTGCCCATGACGGAGCACGTGCCGACGCTTCCCACGAGCCGCGAGTTGACGTCGTCGATCTCCTGCCGGTCGATCTCGCCGCTGCGGAACTTCCCCCAGAACGCCCGGCAGTCCGTGCACGCACCGACCCGCTGCCCGCGGTGCCCGCCGGTCAGCATGGACCCCGTGACCAGCGTGATCGCCGGGACGCCCGCGGACGCCGCGCCCATCAGCTGGGCGGGGACCGTCTTGTCGCAGCCGCCGATGAGCACCACGGCGTCCATGGGCTGCGCGCGGATCATCTCCTCGGTGTCCATCGACATGAGGTTGCGCAGGAACATGCTGGTGGGCTGGGAGAAGCTCTCGTGCAGCGAGATGGTCGGGAAATCGATGGGTAGACCGCCGGCCATCAGCACGCCCCGCTTGACGGCGTCGAGCAGTGCGGGCATGTTGCCGTGGCACGGATTGAAGCCGCTGCCCGTGTTGACGATGCCGATGACCGGCTTGTCCAGCGCGTCGTCCGAGTACCCGGCCCCCTTGATGAAGGCCTTGCGGAGAAAGAGGGAGAACCCCTCGTCGCCGTAACTGGTGAGACCCCGCCGGATTCCGGAGGCCCGGCCGGCGGGAGCAGCAGATTCCCTCATGCGGCTACCGGAACGCGGGGATGCCGGTGATGTGACTGCCGAGGATCAGCGTGTGCACCTCGTCGGTCCCCTCATAGGTGCGCACGCTCTCCAGGTTGTTCGCGTGGCGCAGCGGGGAGTAGTCGAGCGTCACACCGTTCCCCCCGAGCATCGCGCGTGCTTCCCGGCAGATCTCGATGGCCTCGCGGCAGTTGTTGAGCTTTCCCACGGAGATCTGGTGGGGTTGCAGGGTGCCGGCATCCTTGAGGCGTCCCGTCTGCAGGGCCAACAGCATCCCCTTGTTGATCTCCAGGGCCATGTTGACGAGCTTGAGCTGGGTGAGCTGGTAGCCGGCCAGCGGTCGGCCGAACTGCAGGCGCTCCAGCGAGTAGTCGAGCGCGGCGTAGTAGCTGTCGCGTGCGGCTCCCATGGCGCCCCAGATGATGCCGTAGCGGGCCTCGTTGAGGCACTCGAAGGGGCCGCGAAGTCCTTTCGCCTTCGGGAGCAGCGCGGTGCCGGGCAGCCGGATATCGGTGAGTTCGACGTCGCACTGGATCGACGCCCGCATGGAGAGCTTCTGGACGATCGGGGTGGCCTTGAACCCCGGGCTGTCGGTGGGTACCACGAAGCCGCGGACGCCGTCGTCGGTCATCGCCCAGATGATGGCCACCTGCGCCACCGAGGCGAGGCCGATCCAGCGCTTGCTGCCGTTGAGGATCCAGTCGTCGCCGTCCCGCTTGGCGAACGTGAGCATGCTGCCGGGATCGGAGCCTCCAGTGGGTTCGGTGAGGCCGAAGCAGCCGATCGCCGATCCGGCGGCCATCCTCGGCAGCCATTCGTTCTTCTGCTCCTCCGAACCGTGCTTCGCGATGGCGCTCATCGCCAGGGACCCCTGGACGCTGACGAACGTGCGCAGGCCGGAGTCGCCGGCCTCGAGTTCCATGGCCGCGAGCCCGTATTCGACGGAGCTCCGGCCCGGGCAGCCGTAGCCCTTGATGTGCATGCCGAGGAGCCCGAGTTCCGCCATGCGCGGCACGATCTCCAGGGGGAACTCCGCGCGGTCGTACCAGTCGGCGATGTTCGGCTTGATGGCGGTGTCCACGAAGCCGCGGACGCGGTCACGCAGGGCACGCTCGTCCTCGGTGAGGAGTGCGTCGATGTCGAGAAGGTCTGAACGGTCGGTCATGGGTCTACTTTCCGGTAGCGGCGGGCTGGAGGTTGGAGGTGAACGTTGCTCCGTCGTGTTCCCCGAGGAGCGGGGGCACCCGCGTGTAGCTCGCGGGCGTCTCGGAGAGGCGGATCGGGTTGGCCACCTGTTGACTGGTGCGTCCGGTGGTGGGGTCGGTGATCTCGACGACCGGGGTGAGCCCCAGGTCCTCGGCGAGGGAGAGCGCCTCGGCAATGGAATTGACCTTGCCGGCGGGCACGCCCGCCGAACTGAGGAGGCGGGCCCATTCGACGGCGCTCCTGGTGCCGAGTTGTTCCTCGAGCAGGACCTTCAGGGCGTCCCGGTGCGCCACACGCTGCGAGTTGCCCCGGAAGCGGGGGTCGACGGCGAGGTCCGGGACGCCGAGGACGCGGACCAGCGACTCGAACTGCTTGTCCGTTCCGACGGCGATCGCCACGGGGCCGTCGGCCGTGAGCAGGGTTTCGTAGGGGGCGATGCTGGGGTGGGCATTTCCCATCCGCTGGGGCGCCTGGCCGGTCGCCAGGGTGCTCGATGCCTGATTGACCAGCCCGGAGAGCAGGGACGACAGCAGGTTGACCTCCACGCGCTGGCCCTTTCCGGTGGCGTCCCTGGAGCGCAGTGCGGCGAGGATCCCCACCACGGCGTTCTGGCCGGTGACCACATCCACCAGGGCCACTCCCACCTTGCTCGGCTCGGAGTCCTGCGAACCGGTGACGCTCATCAGCCCTCCCACCGCCTGGACGAGGAGGTCGTAGCCGGGCAGGTGCGCTCCGCCGGTGCTGCCGAAGCCGGTGATGGAGCAGTACACCAGGTCCGGCCGGCGTTCGACGAGGGATTCGTAGTCCAGCCCGAAACGCTGCATGACTCCGGGGCGGAAGTTCTCGATGACGATGTCGGCTTCCAGCGCGATGGCGAGAGCCCTTGCCAGTCCCTCGTCGGTGCGGAGGTCGCAGACCACCGAGCGCTTGTTCCGGTTCACGCTGGAGAAGTACGTGCCGACGCCGTGCTCATCGACCGGGGGAACCCAGGAGCGCGTGTCGTCTCCGGCCGGGCTCTCCACCTTCAGGACGTCCGCCCCGAAATCCGCCAGCATCATGGACGCGAACGGTCCGGCGAGTACCCGCGAGAAGTCCGCGACCTTCAGCCCCTCCAGTGGCCCGGGCGTCGGGTGTCCTTCCGGTGTCGCATCGGCCGGTGGCCTGTCCGTATTCGTGCTCAATGGGATTCGTCCTCCAGGAGAGTAGGTCTGCAGCCCTAGCTGGACGCAGTGACGGGGTTGCTGAGCACGCCGACGCCGGCGACGCGGCACTCGGCCGTGTCTCCGGGGGTGACGTGGATGGCCCCCGGTGTTCCCGTGGAGATGATGTCCCCGGGATACAGCGGCATCACCTTGCTGTGGAAACTGATCAGGTACGCCGGGTCGTAGCGCATGTGGGACACCGTGTTGCTGCGCCTCACCTCGCCGTTGACCACGGTGGAGACCTCCATGTCGGCAAGCGTTCCGTCACCCACGGCTTCGGCCAGCGGCACGATCCGGGGGCCGAAGGAGAAGAACCCGGGAAAGTTCTTGGAACGGGTAAGGAACCGCGGGTTGCGTTGCAGGATGTCCTCGGCGGTCTGGTCCAGCACGGGCACGACGCCGGCCAGGTAGTCCAGGGCGTCCTCGGGTTCCACGTTACGGCAGTACCTGCCGATGACGACCGCCACCTCGGCTTCGGTGGTGGTGCGCTCGCTCTGCACGGGGATGGGGATGGCCTCGCCCGGTCCGATGACGGTGTGGTCGCCCTTGATGAACGATGCCGGCTCTTCGGGCACGCCCTCGGAGAGGTCGGAGGCGTGCTCCACATAGTTCAGCCCGATGCCCCAGAGCATCCGGGGGTGGCGGTAGGGGGCGCCGTAGACGGCGTCATCGGGATCGCTGAAGACGGCGTCGTCGGCAGTCTCCGCGGCAGCATCGAGCTCGCCGAGGAGATCCCCCGTGAGGACGTCGAGGATGTCACCGGTGAAGCCGGGCAGGAGGTCGGACACCCGCGCGAGACCCCGCCGCGGGTGGACGACGGCCGCGGCCTCGGTGCCGGTGGTCCCGGGGCCACTATCCGGGGAGGTGGTCGAACAGAGGTGCAGAATGCTGGGAGCCATGACGCTGCCCTTTCGAGTCGGAGGCGGAGGTTCTAGTAGGCGCGGACCATGCCGCCGTCGCACCGGAGCTGTTCTCCGGTGACATACGACGCCGGTGCGCTGGCCAGGAAGGTGACGACGGCGGCGAACTCGGCCGGAGTGCCGTACCGGCGTGCCGGGATGCCGGCTTCGGAGGCAGCACGCGCTTCGGCTGGGGTGGCGCCGGTCCGCTTGGCCGCGGCCGAGTCCAGGGACGCGACGCGCTCGGTGTCGATGCGGCCGGGGAGCACCATGTTGACAGTCACGCCGTCGGCGGCGACCTCGGCCGCCAGGGTCTTGAGGTACCCCGCGAGCCCTGCCCGGCCGAGGTTCGACAGCGCGAGGTTGGGCAGCGGCTGCTGCACACCGCTGGAGCCTACGGCCACGATCCGCCCCCAGCCGCGCTGCCTCATGCCGGGGAGCACCAGGGAGGTGAGCCGCAGGTGCTGGAGCAGCAGCTGGTTCACGGCGGCGAGGGCCTGCACATCGGTGATGTCGGCCGCACCTCCGGGAGGAGGTCCGCCGCTGTTGAGGACCAGGACGTCGATCGGCCCGAACGCGTTTTCCGCGGCCGCCACCAGCGCGGCCGGGGCGCCGTCGTCGTCCAGGTCCAGGGCGATCCCGACGGCGGAGGGGAGGCGGGCCGCCTCGGCCTTCACCACGTCCTCGCGGCGGGCGGCGAGGACCACATTGGCTCCCTCGGCGGCGAGGGCCTGCGCGATCGCAAGGCCGATCCCGGAGCTCGCTCCGGGCACCAGCACGTTCTTTCCCGTCAGTCCGGTGTCCATCAGGCGATCTCCATTCGTACTGCGTCGAGGTGTGCGGCGATCAGGTCCGCGAGGTCACGCGGCAACGATGGTGAGGGAGGCCGGACCGACGCGTCGGCGATGATTCCACGGCGGCGCAGGATCTCCTTGCGCAGGGCGAGGCCCACCCCGGGCTGGCCCTCGAAGTTCGCCAGCGGCAGCCACGGTGCGAAGGCGTCGCGGGCAGCGGGGAAACCCCCGTCGGCGAAGGCCGTCAACGCGATCTGCAGGCCTTCGGGATGGGAGAACCCCGTCATGGCGCCGGCCGCGCCGGCTGCGAGCTCGTCCAGCAGTCCCACGCCGCCCAGCCCGCCGTAGACGGGAACGTCCGTGGAACGGGTCAGCTTCGCGATCGCGGACGCGGTGGGGGGCGCTTCCGATTTCACGGCGACGATGAAATCGCACGTTTCGAGGACGCGCAGGATCTGGTCGGCGCTGATCTTCACGCCCGACGCCACCGGGTAGTCCTGCAGCACGATGCCCGCCCCCGTGGCGCGGTGGATGGCCGTCAGGTGGGCGGACAGCACGTCCGGGTCGCCGGTGTTCGCCTGCACCATGAGCGCGGCGAGGTTGCTGCCGGCGGCCTCGACGGCGGTGGAGGCCTGCTCGATGGCGACGGCGGTGGTGCGGGCGGACAGGCCAACCACGAGCGGGGTGCTTCCCGCCTCCTCGGCGACCGTGCGGACGATGAGGGACTGCTCGGCAGCGGTCAGCGACGCACCCTCACCGAAGACGCCGAGGACCACCATCCCGGTGGCAGGCAGCGCGGTGTACAGCTGGACCTCACGGCGGAGTGAGGCGGTATCGACATCGAGGTCCGGGCCGCTGAACGGTGTTGCCAGCACCCCCCAGAGTCCGGGGGAGAGGTGCGGGAGCTGATCGGTCATAGGGACTTTCCTTTCATCGAGGGTCCTCCACCGTTGGTGGAAGGAAGGGGAGCGGCTTCCGGCGCGGCAGCTGCCGAGCGTGCGGCGCGGATGGACCGACGGCCGAGCCGGAACGTCGCCGCGGCGAGCAGGGCGACGACGGCGGCGGTCAGCCAGGCGACGCGGTAGGAGGTGGCGGCGACAAGGAAGCCGAAGAGCAGGGGACCGGCGGCAGCGCCCAGGGAGAGTCCGGTCTGCAGGATGCCCGTGGCCGAGGCGGCACCCTGCCGGTTGTCGCGCACCACGGCGAAGTGGACGAGTCCGGGCCAGGTCCAGCCCGCGGCATAGGTCAGCAGCGCTCCGCAGAGGAATGCCGTGGAGGAGCCGAAGGCGAGGAGGAGGTAGCCGCCCACGCCGATCGTCAGCAGGTTGGCCACCAGGACGTAGGGGCTGCGGTGCGGGTACCGGTCCATGAGTGCGCCGAGCACGATGCGGATCACGAGCCCCAGGAGTGCGGCACCGGCGAAGAGGTATCCAGCCGCGCTGGGCGACATACCGGATTCCACCGCCGAATCGACGAGGAATACGCCCATCGAGGTCGCGGCAGCCGCCGCGAGCCCGGCCCCGATGGCGACGAGCACGAGCCCGCGCAGGGGTGTCCCGCGGTCGGCGGGTGCTGCGGGTCCCGACGCCGGGCGGGCCGGTCCCTGCACAGTGAAGCCGGCCCACAGGGCCAGCGCCACGGCCAGGACGACGCCCAGCGCGAAGGCGTAGCGCCAGCCCAGAACCAGCGCGATGCCCGGAACGGCGAGGCCCCCGATCAGGCCGGCAGCGGGGATGGAACACTGCTTGAT
This window contains:
- a CDS encoding Ldh family oxidoreductase, with product MSQEDPRRFDAAQVHEQIVAILCAWGMPGDPAAATATVMVETDLSGIDSHGVSMLMLYEQLRSENRLRLDAVPAVVRDAPAFAVVDGGAGLGHPAGLHALELAIRKAAVCGIGAVAVGNSHHLGALGYYVRSAAQRGLVALMTTTTRTPVVAALGGTTPILGTNPVAFAAPRAGGGELVVDMSTSVVAMNKVKAYALGGRDLPPGWVNDRSGNPVTDAALAHSLLATGAGTLSPLGGSSSETGGHKGFGLSLMVNVLSAAFSGAALPFDDADSDNLGHFVLVIDPTSVAEGGETARYVDDLLRLMMRDEPEVILPGSPEAAARANRGENGIPIPESLLEHLRGICGRAGTGMILTPLG
- a CDS encoding GntR family transcriptional regulator, with the protein product MSRTPPRQATRQPLADQVHSALLGQLLDGRRKPDEVLNLVYLAREFEVSQTPVREALARLEHTGLVLREAHKGYRVAPLFSMDDLRKVMDARLVLEPALAYEAALRVTPEFLERLAGTIGNLETGAQVPDSPPVTSFLRADEQFHAAIAHQADNSFLEDAWRSFGGQAQRFRLYARTNSTAPTTTAAEHRAILDAFTRRDAEGASSAIRVHIENAKVRALQDRRVVASED
- a CDS encoding acyl-CoA dehydrogenase family protein yields the protein MTDRSDLLDIDALLTEDERALRDRVRGFVDTAIKPNIADWYDRAEFPLEIVPRMAELGLLGMHIKGYGCPGRSSVEYGLAAMELEAGDSGLRTFVSVQGSLAMSAIAKHGSEEQKNEWLPRMAAGSAIGCFGLTEPTGGSDPGSMLTFAKRDGDDWILNGSKRWIGLASVAQVAIIWAMTDDGVRGFVVPTDSPGFKATPIVQKLSMRASIQCDVELTDIRLPGTALLPKAKGLRGPFECLNEARYGIIWGAMGAARDSYYAALDYSLERLQFGRPLAGYQLTQLKLVNMALEINKGMLLALQTGRLKDAGTLQPHQISVGKLNNCREAIEICREARAMLGGNGVTLDYSPLRHANNLESVRTYEGTDEVHTLILGSHITGIPAFR
- a CDS encoding fumarylacetoacetate hydrolase family protein, whose product is MTYVVPVPTLPSLPISGGALFPVRRVFCVGRNYGDHAREMGADPVREPPFFFLKPADAVFTPQPAAASGDALPAVPYPPQTADLHHEVELVVALGQGGADLDPADALDLVWGYGVGVDLTRRDLQAEAKNLRRPWDLAKGFDFSGPCSPLRPVSEVEHPAQGRIWLSVDGALRQEGDLGDQIWTVPEIIAHLSRSVTLRPGDLIFTGTPAGVGALTRGSTVTAGIDGVAELSFTVE
- a CDS encoding IlvD/Edd family dehydratase, whose translation is MRESAAPAGRASGIRRGLTSYGDEGFSLFLRKAFIKGAGYSDDALDKPVIGIVNTGSGFNPCHGNMPALLDAVKRGVLMAGGLPIDFPTISLHESFSQPTSMFLRNLMSMDTEEMIRAQPMDAVVLIGGCDKTVPAQLMGAASAGVPAITLVTGSMLTGGHRGQRVGACTDCRAFWGKFRSGEIDRQEIDDVNSRLVGSVGTCSVMGTASTMACLTEAMGIALPGSASPPAVTADRVRIAERTGTQAVALAARGTDMGTVLTQQAFENGLRVLLAIGGSTNAIIHLTAVAGRLGIRLGLEDLDRMSAETPVLVDLKPTGTYYMEDFHRAGGVPAVLRELGDLIHRDAPTVTGRTLGEELDAAGPGFPSDIVRPLTDPVYPEGSLAVLRGNLAPGGAIIKQAAVSAHLLEHTGRAVVFEDAADLAARIDDDALDVSAEDILVLRNIGPVGAPGMPEAGYLPIPRKLAAQGVKDMVRISDGRMSGTAAGAVVLHVTPESAVGGPLRLVQTGDTITLSVSRRAIHLDVSSEELMRREDELGLPSPPAAARGYRKLYVSEVTQADEGCDFRFLQSTELPERDAPRSLVQEPG
- a CDS encoding FAD-binding and (Fe-S)-binding domain-containing protein → MAMMLSAPRSLVSELQARGVQDARDDATSRAVYSSDASLYRVRPAAVVFPRHLDEVLTTLEVCRERGVPFTSRGAGTSLAGNAIGRGVVVDFSRHLNRVLEFDAEARTAVVEPGAVHATLQKVALAQGLRFGPDPSTHTRCTVGGMIGNNACGSRALAYGRTADNVTHLDVVTGSGTRLRLGPDGTPSSPETDALRSLVGAELGTIRTELGRFGRQVSGYSLEHLLPERGFDLRRALVGSEGTLAVVLEAGVRLVADAPHKTMVVLGFPDIGAAGDAVPAVLPFAPTACEGLDSRIVQVVRTRKGPQAVPELPGGAAWLFVEVSGDDPLEVAHRAGLVAGIDAARHSRIITDTRQAAALWRIREDGGGLAGRSPAGAPAHAGWEDSAVPPESLGDYLREFDELLLAHSLTGFPFGHFGDGCVHIRLDFPLQRDDGAAAFRAFLTDAAVLVARYGGSLSGEHGDGRARSELLPYMYSPAAIGLFGKVKGILDPANLLNPGILVDPEPLDANVRVAEAGPLRTGLGFGYQHDAGDFSQAVHRCTGVGLCRAAHADNSAVMCPSYLATREEKDSTRGRARALQEMINGGAPRGSKPDWRAAEVHEALDLCLSCKGCSSDCPTGTDMAAYKAEVLHQSYKGRLRPASHYSLGWLPRWAGLAARAPRALNFLMQLPGIRQAGLRMAGVDQRRTIPAFAPQTFHAWFRGRQPSEAPAARPVLLWADSFTDNFSPDVGQAAVRVLEAAGYEVRLPEKPLCCGLTWISTGQLDSARKTLHSTVEVLKQSVTEGIPIVGLEPSCTGVLRSDAVELLGTEAARAVARSTHTLAEFLGTVPGYEPPRLDGTVVVAQPHCHHHAVMGWSPDAALLEQAGATVRKLGGCCGLAGNFGVERGHYEISVQIAEQQLLPAIRSTTEDAVVLADGYSCRTQIEDLSDRRGIHLAQLLDPAAHRPGEVP